A window of Deinococcus sp. YIM 134068 genomic DNA:
CTGCGGCTGGCTGCGGGGGGAAAGGGGTCCGAACATCAGGGGAGGAGTGTAGTGCAGGCGGGAAGGTGGAGGGGTGACGTTGAGGGGTTGGGGACGTGTGCGGTTGGCTGGAGGAAGTTGAGCGGTAGAGTCGTCACGTCGCCCCCTCACCCCGGCCCTCTCCCACCAGGGGAGAGGGAGAAAAAAGGCTCAGGCTTGGGCTTTTTAGCTCCTCCCCCTTGAGGGGGGAGGCCGGGAGGGGGTGAACGGGCTTGGCCCCCTAGAAAGCGAAGCCGTCAACTCCTCAACCTCACCGCTCCGTCTCCACCGTATACGTCCCGTCCCCCTGCCCCACGAACGTCACCGTGCCCTGACGGTCGGTGCGGTAGGTGCGGACGCCCCCTTGCTTGTACAGGTCCAGCGCCTCGCGGGTGGGGTGGCCGTAACTGTTCTCGCCCACGCCGATCACGACGTTTTCCGGGCGGACGGCGGCGAGCCAGGCGGGGTGGTCGCCGTTCGCAGCCCCGTGGTGGATGCTCTTGTAGACCTGGAAGGGTCCCTGAATCTCGGGACGCCCTTCCTTCAACCACGCCTCGGTCTCGGGCGTCTCGCTGTCGCCCGTGAGGAGGGCGCGGAAGTCGCCGAACTCCAGCCGCACGCCGACGCTGTTCTCATTCTGACCGTCGCCCATTCCGGCGGGTGGGGCCAGCACGCGCACCCGCACGCTGCCGAGGTTGACGACCTGCGTGTTCGCCTTCTGGAACGTCGTGCCGTCCTCGCGCAGGGCGGCGACGAGGCGTTCCCAGGTGCGGGTCGTGCCCGCAATCCCGTTGTTGATGAAGAGGGTCGGGTCGGCAGTCTGCGCGGCGGGCACCAGCCCCGCGATGTGGTCGGCGTCGGCGTGGCTGGCGACCATCAGGTCGATCTTGGTGACGTTGTAAGTCTTGAGGTGTTCACGCATCCGCTCGGCGCTGCGGCCCCCGTCGTAGAGCATCGTCTTGCCCTCGGGCGACGTGACGAGTACGGCGTCCCCCTGCCCCACGTCGAGAAAGCGGATCGTGACCTGCCCGGTCGGGGTGGTTGTGCCGCCTTCCCGCCGCTCCGTGCGCTCCTCCCGGCCACCGCCGAACAGCCCGCCCCCAGCACATGCCGCGAGGCTGACCGTCAAACCCAGCACGACGAGGCCAAGGAGGTCGCTGGGGCTGGGGCCGGGGGCGCGTCCACCCTTGCCCTTCCTGGCGGCGGCCTTGCGCTTGGGTGGTTTGGTGGAGGCGGGCTTCTTGCCGCTCATAACGTGATCTCCCCTTCCCCGGTGTGGGCGTCCCCCGCGTTCAGGCGGTCCAGTTCGTGCTGGGCGGCTTTCCGTCTGGCCCACGTCTCACGCGGCAGCACACGGGCGGTCACGCCGTCGGGGCCGTCCTCCAAAGCGAGCACGTCGCCCTCCCGCACCCCGTCCGGCAGGGCCGACAGGGGCAGGTCGAAGGTGCGGCCATCCTCCCGCTCCAGCCGCGCCACGGGGCCGCGCGGGGCGTCCTCAATGCCGTCCACGACCCAGCGCTCGAAACGGTGGCGAGCGTGGGAGCGGCGTTCCTTGTCCTTCACCTGTACAGCCTAACGCGCCGGGAACGGCCCAGCTTGGAACCGTGCCACACTGCCCCCATGCACCACCGCCTGACGCTGACCGACGGCGACCTGACCCTGCGCCCGCTCACCGAGGCCGACATTCCCGCCCTGTGCGCGCTGGCGCGGGAGGCGGGGGACGAACTGCGGTTGATGGGAGCGCCGCCCAATCACCCCGAGTATTATCTGGCCGCGCTGGACGCCCCGGAACAACAGCCGTTCGTGATAGAGGTCGGCGGCGAACTGGCAGGCAGCACCCGTTACGGCGACATTCGCTTGGCCCACGCCGGGTTGGAGATCGGCTGGACATGGCTCCATCCGCGCTAGCACGGCACGGGCGTCAACCGCCGCATGAAACGGCTGATGCTCGCGCACGCCTTCGGGGAGATGGGGATGGAGCGCGTGCAGCTCAAGACCGACCTCCTCAACCTCCGCAGCCAGCGGGCCATCGAGAAGCTGGGGGCCGTGCGGGAGGGCGTCCTCCGCAAGCACCAGCGCCGTCAGGACGGCAGCCTGCGTGACACGGTGATGTACTCGGTCACGGGCGAGGAGTGGCCGGGGGTGCGGTCACGGCTGGAGCGGGAGGAGCGGGCGTGAAAGACGACCTGCCCACCGTCCTCACCCGCCTGGATGCTTGGCTGGCCGCCAACGTCCCCGCCATTCACGCGACCCTGCGCCCCGGTGCCTCCGACGCCGAGTTAGATGACTTGGAGACCCTGACCGGCCTGAAACTCCCCGAGGCGTTCCGCACCCTCTACCGCTGGCACGACGGGCAGGAGTGGGGTGCGGGGTTCGCGTTGGGACTGGAGTTTCTGCCGCTGTGGGTATTGGACGGAGTGGGGCGTGAGTGGGAGATGTGGCAGGAAATTGGGGAGGCTCACCTGGAGATGAACACGGACATTCCCTCGACCTCGCATCCACCCAGCGCCATTCAAGACGCCTACACGACGCCGGGATGGCTCGGTTTCCTGAAGGACGGGGGCGGAAACTTCGTCGGGCTGGACTTCAACCCTGGTCCGGCGGGCACGCTTGGGCAGGTCATCACCTTCGGGCGCGACGAGGAGGACAAGTTCGTGCTGGCCGACTCACTGGACGGCTTCCTGCGCGAGTACCTGGGGCGGCTGGAGTCCGGGCGCGTCACGGTGAGGCGGCGGGAGGACTTCGACGAGGAGATATGGGGCGTGGAGCTGCACGACGCCACGGGCCGTCCGGCGGGCGGCGGCTACACGCTGGCCGACTTCTACCCCGGCTTCGGCGCGTCCCCGGAGATTCCAAGGCGTTAGCTCGCCCTCTGGGACGCGGAGAACTTAGACTTCCGGGATGAAAGACGACCTGCCCACCATCCTCGCCCGCCTGGATGCCTGGTTGGCCGCGCACGTTCCGGCGATTCACGCGACCCTGCGCCCCGGTGCCTCCGACGCTGAGCTGGACGCGCTGGCAAGCCGCACCGGGCTGGAGTTGCCCGAGGGCTTCCGAACCCTCTACCGCTGGCACGATGGGCAGGAGCGGGCGGGGACGGGCTTTGCGCTGGGGCTGGAGTTTCTGCCGCTGGAGGGCGTGGGGCGCGAGTGGGAGATGTGGCGGAAGATCGGGGAGACCAGCCCTGAATTGAACGACGAGACCCCCTCCACGTCCCGACCCCCCGGCGCTATTTGGGACGCCTACACGACGCCCGGCTGGCTCGGCTTCCTCGCGGACGGGAGCGGCAACTCCGTCGGGCTGGACTTCAATCCCGGTCCGGCGGGCATGGTCGGGCAGGTCATTACCTTCGGGAGCGACGAGGAGACGAAATACGTGCTGGCCGATACCCTTCACGGCTTTCTGGCTCAATATCTGGAGCGGCTGGAATCCGGGGACGCCACAGTGAAGCGGCTGGAAGGGTTCGACCCCGAGCGGTGGAGCGTCGAACTTCACGAAGGAGGCTTCTCTCGGGGAGGCACGGCTGGCCTCTACCCCGGTTTCGGTCCGGGCTGGGAGCGGCGACGGCGCAAGCGGCGTTAAGCGTTCGCCCTCTTCGGGACACTTCCCTCCCCCACCCCGGCGTATTCTCACCCTATGAAGTGGCTGCGTGACCAGGGCCTCGCCCCCGTCGTGGACAAGGTGGAGGCGGGCGAGCGCCTGAGCTTCGACGAGGGGATGCGGCTGTACGAGACCCGTGACCTCAACGCGCTGATGCGGCTGGCGAACCTCCGCAAGGAGCGGCTGCACGGCGACAAGGTGTATTTCGTCCACTCCATGCGGCTGGAGTTCACCAACATCTGCTATGTGGGCTGCACCTTCTGCGCCTTCGCCGCACGCAAGGGCGAGGAGCGGGCGTGGGACTACTCGCCGGAGGAGGTCGCGGAGCAGGTCAGGAGGCGTTACCTCCCCGGCATCACCGAACTGCACATGAGCAGCGGGCACCATCCCAACCACGGGTGGGACTATTACCCCGAGATGGTGCGGCGGCTGCGCGAGACGTTTCCCGAGCTTCAGGTCAAGGCGTTCACGGCGGCGGAGATCGAGCACCTCTCCAAGATCAGCAAGAAGCCCACGCTGGAGGTGCTGCGCGAGTTGCAGGCGGCGGGACTCGCGGCGATGCCGGGCGGTGGGGCCGAAATCTTCGCCGACCGGGTGCGGCGGCAGGTGGCGAGGAACAAGGTCAAGGCCGACAAGTGGCTCCAGATTCACCGCGAGGCGCACTCGCTGGGGATGCGGACGAACGCGACGATGCTCTACGGCCACATCGAGACGCTGGAGGAGCGGCTGGACCACATGCACCGCCTCCGTGACCTGCAAGACGAGACGGGCGGCTTCCACGCCTTCATCCCCCTCGCCTTTCAACCGCTGGGCAACACGCTCGCGCAGAACCTCGGCAAGACGGAATACACGACGGGCCTGGACGACCTGCGGAATCTGGCGGTGGCGCGCGTGTACCTCGACAATTTCCCACACATCAAGGGCTACTGGGTGATGATCGGGTCCGAACTCACCCAGGTCAGCCTCGACTGGGGCGTGTCGGACATCGACGGCACCATTCAGGAGGAACACATCGCCCACGCGGCGGGCGCGACCTCACCGATGGCGCTCTCGCAGGCGGGCATGGTGCGGATGATTCGGCAGGCGGGGCGCGTGCCCGTGCTGCGCGACGCCTACTACCACGAACTCGAAGTCTTCCCGCGCCCGGCGGCGGAGGCGGCGGACTAGGTGTGTCCTCCCCGCTCGACGACGTGCTGAGACTCGACGACGCCTGGAACGAGGCCTACCACCGCCGCGACCCCGAGCGGATGGCGCGGGTGCTGGCCGACGACTGGATGGCCTTTTTCCCCGACGGACGAACCGTGTTCAAGCCCGACCTGTTGGCAGGAATGCGTCACAACCCTCCCGCCGCCCTGATGTTCGAGCGCCACGCCGCCCGCGTGTACGGCGACACGGCGGTGACACGCGGAACGCTGTACGCGAATGGCGAGCGCGTGCAGAGCTTCCTGCGCGTGTACGCGAGGCGGGACGGGGAGTGGCGGGCGGTGAGCGTGCAGGTGGTGCCGTGAGGACTCGCTTTGCTCGTGGTCGAGGAGTCGAGGCGTCTAGAAGTCGAGCAGCCTTGCCCCTGGGTGCTGCTCGACCCCTCGACTTCTTGACCCCTCGACGGACGCGGAGCGCCCCATGACCTACCGCGCCGGCTGGATTCACTACACCAACGTCGCCCCCATCCTCGACCGCCTCGTGCTGCCGCCGGGCGTGACGGCGATCACGGGCGTGCCGACCGAGATGAACGCGGCGCTGCTCTCGGGCCAGGTGGACATCGCCAACATCAGCGCGGTGGAGTTCATCCGGCACGCGGGGCGGCTGGAGGCGCTGCCCGACTTCTCGGTGAGCGTGCTTGGGCCGGTGTACTCGGTCAACCTCTTTCATACGGTGCCGCTGCCCGACTTAAGGCGGGTGGCCCTGACCCGGCAGAGCGCGATGAGCGTGGCGCTGCTGGAGGTGCTGCTGGCGGCACGCGGCCTGACGCCCGTGCTGGAACCTGCGGAGGGCGAGGCCGAGGACCTGCTCGCCTCCGGCTACGACGGGGTGCTGCGGATCGGGGACAGCGCCCTGCGCGAGTGGTACCGCGTGGTCGGGCCGCTGACCCCCGAGACGACGATGACCAGCCTGCCCCACACGGCGCGCGGCGTCACCGTGACCGATCTGGCCGAGGAGTGGTTCCGCCTCACCGGACATCCCTTCGTGTTCGCGGTGTGGGCGTATCGCCGGGAGAATCCGCCGCCTCCGGCCCTCGTCCAGGCGATGCGGGAGGCTCGGCGTGAGGGTATCGGGCACCTCGCGGACGTGTCGGCCCGCCATGCGAGGAAACTCGGCTTACCGGAACGCGTCGTGCAGCACTACCTCTGGAACTTCCGCTACCACCTGGAGGCCCCCGACCGCCTCGGCCTGGGCGAGTTCGCGGCTCAGGCGGTGCCGGGTCACGCGCCCCTGCGCTTCGGCCCGAGGCCGGGCGTACGGGCGGGGTGAGTTCCCCTCAGCCCTGATCCGGGGGGAGCGCCGAGGGCCGGTCCGGTAGGCCGGGAACAGGGCTGCCGATGGATGCTGAAGCCGCCCGCAGGCGGACCGCGCCATCCCTACAATTCCCCGTATGGCCGTTTCCGTGCAGGGCACGCGCGTCACCTTCTCCCCCCCGCCCGGTGCCGTGGCGCTGGTGGGCGACTTCACCGACTGGCGCAAGAAACCCGCCCTTCCCGTGGAGGAAGGCCAGCCCCTCACGCTGACCCTGCCGCGCGGCGCGTGGGTGGAGTACGCCTGGCTGGACGCGGCGGGCGAACCCTTCGCCGACCCCGACAACCCGCAGCGGTCCCTGAACCCGTGGTGGCCCTATCCCCGCGCCGTCGTGGTGGGCGAGTACGCGCGCCATCCACTCTGGCAGGGGCCGGACGCGACGCAGAAGGGCACGGTCCACCGCCTGACCTGGGCGGGCGGCGTCTTCCCCGGCACCCGCCGCGCCATCGTCCACACGCCGCACGGGCACGACCCGGTGCGGCCCACGCCCGTCTCCTACGTGCAGGACGGCGTGGCCTTCTACCGCACGGGCAGGCTCGGTGAGGTCATGGACCGGGCGGTGGAGCGGGGGCTGGCCTCCGGCGCGGTTCTCGTCTTCGTGGAGCCGGGCGACCGCAGCGAGGAGTACTACCTCAACGACCGGTATCTGGACTTCCTGCGGGAGGAGGTGTTCCCGCGCGTGGAGGGCGAATACGTGACCGTCTCGGAGCGGGGCTTGTGGGGAGCAAGCCTGGGCGGCTTGATTTCCCTGCACCTCGGCAGCGCGCACCCTGGCCTCTTCTCCCGCGTGGTCAGCCACTCGGGGGCCTTCATCGCCCGGCCCGGCGCGACCTACGCGGACGGCGTAATCGACACGACCACGGCGGGCGAGTGGCTGCGGGGGCGGCTGGAGCGGGACCTTCCCCGACACCTGAAGCTCAGCCTGGACACGGGCGTGCTGGAATGGCTGACCGGCCCGAACCGCCGAATGGCCGCCCTCCTCGCCGACGCGGGGGTGCGGCACCAGTACCGCGAATATCCCAGCGGACACAACTGGGTGACGTGGCGGGAGGCGTTGCCGGAGGCGTTCCTGTTCATGCAGGGGGAGTGAGACCCGGCCCACTCACCCAGTCCGCCCGCCCACACGCCACAATCTGCTCCATATGCGCCCCTTCCTGTTCCTGACGCCGCTCCTCATGGCGGGCGCGGAGGCCCTGACGATGACGTACCCTCACTCCACGACGGTCATTCACGAGCGCGCGACAGATTGGGCGGGTGCCGAGCGGCGCGGAGTGGAGGTGCGTGGCAATCTGCTGGCCCTCGCCCCCGGCGCGGCCTCCGGCACGCTGACGAGTCCACCCGTCGGAGTCGCCCCCTTCGACGAACTCGTGCCGTCGTGGAATGCGGTCACGCCGGGCGGCTCCGTCATGGTGGAGGTGCGGGCGCAGACGGGCGCGGGCTGGGGCCGCTGGTTCTCCTTCGGCACCTGGCAGAGCAATGAGGGCCGGGCGAGCGTGAACGGGCAGAAGGACGCCTCCGGGCAGGTGCTCACCGACACGCTGCGGCTGACCGCGAAGGCGACCGCTTACCAGTACCGGGTGACGCTGCGGGGCGCGGGGACGGGCGTGCGCCTCCTCGCCTTCAACACGAGCGACCGCGCGAAACGGACGGCGGGGCTGGGACAGGCCAGCGACCGCCGCGCGTGGGGCAAGGTGAACAACGTGCCCCAGCGGTCGCAGATGCTCTACGAAGGCGGCGGCGAGGTGTGGTGCAGCCCCACGAGCGTCTCCATGATCCTCGCCGGGCACGGGGTCAACGTCACCGTCCCGCAGGCCGCAAAAGGGACCTTCGACCGCGCCTACGAGGGAACGGGCAACTGGCCCTTCAACACGGCCTACGCGGGCGAACTCGGCCTGCGCGCCTTCGTGACGCGCCTCCCCAGTCTCGCCGAGGCCGAGCGCTTCACGGCGGCGGGCGTGCCCCTCGCGGTCAGCCTGGGGTGGAAGCGCGGCGAACTCCCCGGTGCCCCCCTGAGCTACAGCGACGGCCACCTGATGGTCCTCGTCGGCTTCGACGCGGCGGGCAACCCGGTCCTCAACGATCCCGCCGCCCCCACCGACGCGGGCGTGCGCCGCACCTACCCCCGCGCCGCCTTCGAACGGTTGTGGCTGACGCACAGTGGCGGGCTGGGATACGTGATCGCGCCTCCGGGCGTGGGTGTGCCTCAGTAGGGACAGGTTGAGGGGGAGGTTTCTTGAGGCCAAGCCCGTTCACCCCCTCCCAGCCTCCCCCCTCAAGGGGGAGGAGAAAAGAGAGCAAGAGCTTCAGCTTTGCTGCTCCCTCTCCCCTTGCGGGAGAGGGCCGGGGAGAGGGGTGGCAAGCAACGCTTGCCCTTCTGGCGCACCTCCAGCAGCAGTCGTCAACTAACGCCCCGACCCTCTAGACTCCCCCATGCACTTCCCCACCACCTGCCCGACGTGCGCGCGTGAGGTGCCCGCCGAGTTCGCGGACAGCCTGATCCACGAGCTGACGTGCCCTTCCTGCGGGGCGCGGTACGTGGTGTACGTTCGCAAGCAGAAGTTCGAGGTGCTGTTCGACCTCGGCACCCGCGCGCTGCTGGAGGGCTACGCGCGGGAGGCGGTGGCCTCGTTCGCGGCGGCCCAGGAACGCTTCTTCGAGTTCTACGTCAAGGCGTTCGCGCTGGAGCGGGCGGCGGGGCGGGAGGGCGACTTCGAGGAGGCGCTGGCCGCGCTGGACGGCACCTGGCGGCACGTGGCGAGCCAGTCCGAGCGGCAACTGGGGATGTTCGCCCTCGCCTACCTGCTGCGCGAGGGGCGGGCACCCGACTTCCTGACGCCGGGGGCGCTCGGCAGCGACTTTCGCAACCGGGTCATCCACCGGGGCGTCCTGCCGCGCCGGGAGGAGGTGGAGGCGTACGCGGCGCGGGTCTTCGCCCTCATCGACCGCCTGCTGACCGCGCTGGGGCCGGGAGCCGCTCAGGTCGAACTCGCGCAGGAACGGGCTTTCGCCGCACACCTCGCGGGGCTGCCGGAGGGGGTGGTCGCCGTCTTCGAGGAACACCCCGGCATGTTCCGCGCCCGCCGCTTCGCCGGACCTGGGGGCGGGGAAACGGCACCCAAAGCGACGGTCGGCCCGTCCACCCCGCCCCTCAACGACGCGCAGGCCTTCGCGTGGGCACTTGCCGAGCGGGGCGCGTGGAGAGGCCCCCTCAAACGGAGGTAGCCGGGAGCGAGCCGCCGCGCTTACACTGTCCCATGAGGCGACCTGACGGCGGCGAGCGGGCGGCGCGGGAGCGGCTGGTGCGTGTGGCGCGTGGCCTGGAGGACGGCGACCTCCTCGTACGCGGGGTGCAGGTGATTCAGCCCGCGACGGGCGAGGTCTTCGGGGCGGACGTGCTCGTGGCGGAGGGGCGAGTCGCCGCCCTCGTCGGCACGGGGTCGGGCGCGCGGGCGGCGCGGGTGGTGGAGGCGCGCGGGGCCTTTCTCGCGCCGGGCTTCATGGACGCGCACGTCCACATCGAGTCCAGCCTGCTCACGCCCGCCCGCTTTGCCGAGGCGGTGCTGCCGCGCGGCACGACGGCGGTGGTCGCCGAACCGCACGAGGTCGCCAACGTCCTCGGTGCCCCCGGTCTCGCGTGGATGCTGGAGGCGGGGCGATCTTCGGGCCTGCGCGTCTTCGCCTCGGTGCCGTCGTGCGTGCCCGCGAGCGAGTTCGAGTGCGGCGGGGCGACGCTGGGAGCGGAGGAGGTGGCGGGGGCGTTGCGACTCCCCGGCGTCCTCGGCCTCGCCGAGATGATGAACTACCCCGGCGTGCTCGGCGGTGATTCCGGTGTATGGGACGTGCTGGAGGCGGGACGGGGTGGGCGCGTGGACGGGCATGCGGCGGGCGTGTCGGGCCGTGACCTGATGGCCTACGCGGCGGCGGGCATCCACTCCGACCACGAGGCCACCACCCCGGAGGAGGCCCGCGAACGCCTGCGCGCGGGGCTGTGGCTGATGGTCCGCGAGGGGTCGGCGGCCCGCAACCTGGAGGCGCTCCTCCCCGTGCTGCGCTCTGGCCCCCGCCGCGCCATGCTCGTCAGCGACGACGTGAGCGTGGACGAGCTGCTGGAACTGGGCCACCTCGACCGATTGATGCGCGCGTGCGTGGCGGGCGGCCTGCACCCCGCCGACGCCGTGGCGCTCGTCACCTGCAATCCTGCCGAATACTGGGGGCTGCGCGACCTCGGCCTCGTCGCGCCCGGTTATCACGCGGACTTCGTGCTGCTGCGCGACCTGGTGGGCTTCGAGGTGCTGGAGACCTTCGTGAGCGGCGTGGAGGCGCGGGCGGGTGGCGTGACCCCGCCCCTGCCCGGTGGTGGCGTGACCCTGGGGCCGGGGTGGGACGCGGCGACCTTCGACATTCCGGCCCACTGGCCCGTCATGGAGATTCGGCCCGACCAGATCACGACCGGGATGGGGGAGCTGGGGACTGGAGACGCACGGCTGGTCGTCGCTGACCGCTACGGGCGCGGTGAACACTCCACCTGCTGGACCTCCGGCAGCGGGTTGACGGGTGGAGCACTCGCCGTCAGCGTGCTGCACGACGCCCACCACGTCGCCATCCTCGGCGGCACCGACGCTGACGTGCGGGCGGCGGGCCGGGCGCTGGAGGAGCTGGGCGGCGGCGTGGTCGTCGTCGCCGGGGGCGAGGTGCGCGCCAGCCTCCCGCTCCCCTTCGCGGGGCTGATGAGCGACCTGCCCCCGCGTGAGGCCGCCGCCCGGCTCTCGGAGGTGACGGCGGCGGCCCGCGCCCTCGGCTGTCGCCTGCCCTACCCCGTCACGACGCTCAGCTTCCTGGGCCTGAGCGTCATTCCGGCCCTCAAGCTCACCCCGCGCGGCTTGCTGGACGTGACCCAGTGGCGGCTCCTCCCGCGCGAGGAGGAGTTAAGCCGGGGTCTCCCCCTCCTTCCGGGTGGGCGAAGGCTGCACGGCAACGCGGAGGACTGAGGCGGGGAGGTCAAGAAACGTTTCCCCTCCTCGCACCGCAGCTCTCCAGCCGTAGGGAAGACTGCCTCTATGCCAACTTCCCGCCAGATCGTCGTGAACGGGGTGCGCCTGCATTACGTGGAGGCGGGGGAGGCGAGTGGCCCGCTCGTCGTCCTCCTGCACGGTTTTCCCGAGTTCTGGCGGGCGTGGGAGGGACAGATCGGCCCGCTCGCCCGCGCGGGCTTCCGGGTCGTCGTGCCCGACCTGCGCGGCTACAACCTCAGCGAGAAGCCGCCCGGCGTGGACGCCTACCGCGTGGGGAACTTGCAGGAGGACGTGGCGGCCCTCATCCGCGCGCTGGGGCACGAGCGGGCGCACGTCGTCGGGCACGACTGGGGCGGGATCGTCGCGTGGGCGCTGGCGATCCGGCAGCCGGAGGTCGTGGAGCGGCTCGTCGTCCTCAACGCCCCGCATCCGGCGGCGTTCCGGCGCGTGGCGCGCAAGCCCGCGCAGTGGCGGCGCTCGTGGTACATCTTCTTCTTCCAGCTTCCGTGGCTGCCCGAACGCTTCCTCCACCGCTTCGGCGCGTGGGCGCTGCGCGGCACGAACCCGAACGCCTACTCGGGCGAGGACCGCCGCCTCTACCGCGAGGCGTGGGACCAGCCGGGCGCGGCGACCGCGATGATCAACTATTACCGGGCGATGGGCCGGGCGGGCGGCACCCAGGGCGGCGGGCGGTCATCCCAGGTCCGCGCCCCCACCCTCCTCCTGTGGGGCGAGCGCGATGTGGCGCTCCTCCCCGAACTCGCCGACGCCGACGGGCTGGAGCCGTATGTCCCTGACCTGCGCGTGGTGCGCTTCCCCCGCGCGAGCCACTGGGTCATGCGCGACGAGCCGGTGAGGGTGAACAACCTGCTGATCGGCTTCCTCTCCGGCGCGCCAGTTTGAGCGGTTCTGGCGACTGGCCGCTGGCGACCATGAGCCTTTCGCTGACCGCTGAAAGCTGACGGCTGACGGCTCCCCATGCCATCCTGACCCATGACGAACATCACGGTCGAGGGCTACGGCGTCGTCGAGGGCCGCGAGGGTGAGCGGCTGGTGCTCGCGCTGGAGCGGGGCGGCGTGGACATCCTGCACCGCTGCGGCGGCGTGGCCCGCTGCACGACCTGCCGCGTGAGCTTCACGGAGGGCGAACCCGAGATCATGACCGTCGCCGAGCGCGACAAGCTGGCCGAGAAGGACCTCCTGGGCACCGCCCGCCTCTCCTGCCAGATCGAGTGCCACGGCGACATGAACCTCACGCCCCTCCAAACCGCCCGGTCGAGCGGCCTCGAACCTGGCAAGGCCCCCACCGAGAGCATCCAGCCCGAAGCCCAGTGGATTCCGAGGGAAACGCGGGCATAGGGGATGGGATGAGGGATGGGTGATGAGGGATGAGGAAAAGGACCTCTGGTGGGCGGTCCATCTGAGCTTCGTTCCCTCGTCCTGAGCAGGTTTAGAGAGTCGTCTTATGACCCGTCCGTCTTATGGCCCGTCGTACAGAAAGCCAATGGGAACGTCATTGTTCTCCCTCTCCCCTCGTGGGAGAGGGTCGGGGTGAGGGGGCGTGTGACCCGCTCAAGCGTGAAGGAGAGGAGTTGACCCTCCGCTCTTTTTGGAGGCCAGGCCCGTTCACCCCCTCCCAACCTCCCCCCTCAAGGGGGAGGAGCTTGAGAATCCATTTCAAACAGGGCGCGACTTGGGCCGCTGTTCAGCAAGGGAAGAATTGAGGCGACCGCATCGCGCCGCGCCCCTCCCCACCCA
This region includes:
- a CDS encoding SMI1/KNR4 family protein — translated: MKDDLPTVLTRLDAWLAANVPAIHATLRPGASDAELDDLETLTGLKLPEAFRTLYRWHDGQEWGAGFALGLEFLPLWVLDGVGREWEMWQEIGEAHLEMNTDIPSTSHPPSAIQDAYTTPGWLGFLKDGGGNFVGLDFNPGPAGTLGQVITFGRDEEDKFVLADSLDGFLREYLGRLESGRVTVRRREDFDEEIWGVELHDATGRPAGGGYTLADFYPGFGASPEIPRR
- a CDS encoding nuclear transport factor 2 family protein; this translates as MSSPLDDVLRLDDAWNEAYHRRDPERMARVLADDWMAFFPDGRTVFKPDLLAGMRHNPPAALMFERHAARVYGDTAVTRGTLYANGERVQSFLRVYARRDGEWRAVSVQVVP
- a CDS encoding GNAT family N-acetyltransferase, producing the protein MHHRLTLTDGDLTLRPLTEADIPALCALAREAGDELRLMGAPPNHPEYYLAALDAPEQQPFVIEVGGELAGSTRYGDIRLAHAGLEIGWTWLHPR
- a CDS encoding alpha/beta hydrolase, giving the protein MAVSVQGTRVTFSPPPGAVALVGDFTDWRKKPALPVEEGQPLTLTLPRGAWVEYAWLDAAGEPFADPDNPQRSLNPWWPYPRAVVVGEYARHPLWQGPDATQKGTVHRLTWAGGVFPGTRRAIVHTPHGHDPVRPTPVSYVQDGVAFYRTGRLGEVMDRAVERGLASGAVLVFVEPGDRSEEYYLNDRYLDFLREEVFPRVEGEYVTVSERGLWGASLGGLISLHLGSAHPGLFSRVVSHSGAFIARPGATYADGVIDTTTAGEWLRGRLERDLPRHLKLSLDTGVLEWLTGPNRRMAALLADAGVRHQYREYPSGHNWVTWREALPEAFLFMQGE
- a CDS encoding menaquinone biosynthetic enzyme MqnA/MqnD family protein — its product is MTYRAGWIHYTNVAPILDRLVLPPGVTAITGVPTEMNAALLSGQVDIANISAVEFIRHAGRLEALPDFSVSVLGPVYSVNLFHTVPLPDLRRVALTRQSAMSVALLEVLLAARGLTPVLEPAEGEAEDLLASGYDGVLRIGDSALREWYRVVGPLTPETTMTSLPHTARGVTVTDLAEEWFRLTGHPFVFAVWAYRRENPPPPALVQAMREARREGIGHLADVSARHARKLGLPERVVQHYLWNFRYHLEAPDRLGLGEFAAQAVPGHAPLRFGPRPGVRAG
- a CDS encoding peptidase C39 family protein — protein: MRPFLFLTPLLMAGAEALTMTYPHSTTVIHERATDWAGAERRGVEVRGNLLALAPGAASGTLTSPPVGVAPFDELVPSWNAVTPGGSVMVEVRAQTGAGWGRWFSFGTWQSNEGRASVNGQKDASGQVLTDTLRLTAKATAYQYRVTLRGAGTGVRLLAFNTSDRAKRTAGLGQASDRRAWGKVNNVPQRSQMLYEGGGEVWCSPTSVSMILAGHGVNVTVPQAAKGTFDRAYEGTGNWPFNTAYAGELGLRAFVTRLPSLAEAERFTAAGVPLAVSLGWKRGELPGAPLSYSDGHLMVLVGFDAAGNPVLNDPAAPTDAGVRRTYPRAAFERLWLTHSGGLGYVIAPPGVGVPQ
- a CDS encoding ComEC/Rec2 family competence protein, whose product is MSGKKPASTKPPKRKAAARKGKGGRAPGPSPSDLLGLVVLGLTVSLAACAGGGLFGGGREERTERREGGTTTPTGQVTIRFLDVGQGDAVLVTSPEGKTMLYDGGRSAERMREHLKTYNVTKIDLMVASHADADHIAGLVPAAQTADPTLFINNGIAGTTRTWERLVAALREDGTTFQKANTQVVNLGSVRVRVLAPPAGMGDGQNENSVGVRLEFGDFRALLTGDSETPETEAWLKEGRPEIQGPFQVYKSIHHGAANGDHPAWLAAVRPENVVIGVGENSYGHPTREALDLYKQGGVRTYRTDRQGTVTFVGQGDGTYTVETER
- a CDS encoding DUF3006 domain-containing protein, producing the protein MKDKERRSHARHRFERWVVDGIEDAPRGPVARLEREDGRTFDLPLSALPDGVREGDVLALEDGPDGVTARVLPRETWARRKAAQHELDRLNAGDAHTGEGEITL
- a CDS encoding SMI1/KNR4 family protein → MKDDLPTILARLDAWLAAHVPAIHATLRPGASDAELDALASRTGLELPEGFRTLYRWHDGQERAGTGFALGLEFLPLEGVGREWEMWRKIGETSPELNDETPSTSRPPGAIWDAYTTPGWLGFLADGSGNSVGLDFNPGPAGMVGQVITFGSDEETKYVLADTLHGFLAQYLERLESGDATVKRLEGFDPERWSVELHEGGFSRGGTAGLYPGFGPGWERRRRKRR
- the mqnE gene encoding aminofutalosine synthase MqnE, which produces MKWLRDQGLAPVVDKVEAGERLSFDEGMRLYETRDLNALMRLANLRKERLHGDKVYFVHSMRLEFTNICYVGCTFCAFAARKGEERAWDYSPEEVAEQVRRRYLPGITELHMSSGHHPNHGWDYYPEMVRRLRETFPELQVKAFTAAEIEHLSKISKKPTLEVLRELQAAGLAAMPGGGAEIFADRVRRQVARNKVKADKWLQIHREAHSLGMRTNATMLYGHIETLEERLDHMHRLRDLQDETGGFHAFIPLAFQPLGNTLAQNLGKTEYTTGLDDLRNLAVARVYLDNFPHIKGYWVMIGSELTQVSLDWGVSDIDGTIQEEHIAHAAGATSPMALSQAGMVRMIRQAGRVPVLRDAYYHELEVFPRPAAEAAD